The following are encoded together in the Pectobacterium wasabiae CFBP 3304 genome:
- a CDS encoding tyrosine-type recombinase/integrase, translating to MALTDVVARTAKPREKAYKLADAHGLYLLVSPNGSKRWYLKYRFEGKESRIAFGAYPLVSLAKAREKRDEVRLLLLEGIHPTEKREEEKEQAQEALNTFAKVAQDWHRNISQNRWSETHAGRVWRDMERNLLPAIGHRHIADLKTKDLLEPLKVVEQNGHLDLASRLRQRVTDIMRYAVQNDLIERNPAQDLSGAIAAPKATHRPALKLNKLPDFLARIERHKGRALTRLALKLTLCVFIRSSELRFARWPEIDFKRAMWTIPAEREAILGVKHSQRGAKMRSEHLVPLSRQALALLEEIKAISGAHELLFPGDHRPTKPMSENTVNNALRTMGYDTTTEVCGHGFRTMACSALVESGQWSRDAVERQMSHQERNGVRAAYIHKAEHLDERRLMLQWWADYLDANRDEYVVPYEFKK from the coding sequence AAAGCCCCGCGAGAAAGCCTATAAGCTCGCGGACGCGCACGGCTTGTATCTTTTGGTGAGTCCTAACGGCTCTAAGCGCTGGTATCTCAAGTACCGCTTTGAAGGTAAGGAAAGCCGGATTGCGTTCGGTGCCTATCCGCTAGTCTCGCTGGCGAAGGCCAGAGAAAAGCGTGACGAGGTGCGATTGCTGCTGTTGGAGGGCATCCACCCCACGGAAAAGCGCGAAGAAGAAAAAGAGCAGGCGCAAGAGGCGTTGAATACTTTTGCGAAGGTCGCGCAGGACTGGCACCGGAACATTAGCCAAAACCGCTGGTCAGAAACACACGCCGGACGGGTATGGCGCGATATGGAACGAAATCTGCTGCCTGCTATCGGGCATCGCCATATTGCCGACCTGAAAACTAAAGACCTGCTGGAGCCGCTGAAAGTCGTCGAACAGAACGGTCATCTTGATTTGGCGTCACGGCTACGTCAGCGCGTCACCGATATTATGCGTTATGCGGTGCAGAACGATCTGATAGAGCGTAACCCCGCGCAAGACCTCTCTGGCGCGATAGCTGCGCCCAAGGCCACTCACCGACCAGCCCTGAAACTGAATAAACTGCCGGATTTTCTGGCACGTATAGAACGCCATAAAGGGCGAGCGTTAACCAGACTGGCCTTAAAACTCACGCTGTGCGTTTTTATCCGCTCCAGTGAGCTACGTTTTGCCCGCTGGCCGGAAATCGATTTTAAACGTGCCATGTGGACGATACCGGCTGAACGTGAAGCCATTCTCGGCGTGAAGCATTCGCAGCGCGGCGCAAAGATGCGTTCTGAACATCTGGTGCCGTTATCCCGACAGGCTTTAGCGCTGCTGGAAGAGATTAAGGCCATCAGTGGTGCTCATGAACTGCTCTTTCCCGGCGATCACCGACCAACCAAACCGATGAGTGAAAACACCGTCAACAACGCATTACGAACAATGGGCTATGACACCACCACAGAGGTTTGCGGACACGGCTTTCGCACCATGGCCTGTAGCGCACTGGTGGAATCCGGCCAGTGGTCACGGGATGCGGTAGAACGGCAAATGAGTCATCAGGAACGCAACGGCGTCCGTGCTGCCTATATCCACAAAGCGGAGCATCTGGATGAGCGCAGGCTAATGCTGCAATGGTGGGCGGATTATCTGGATGCCAATCGGGATGAGTATGTGGTGCCGTATGAGTTCAAGAAGTGA
- a CDS encoding type II toxin-antitoxin system RelE/ParE family toxin has product MYELIFHPEAASEIYDLEPVMQAKALKGLEKLEAKGPELRYPDTDIIEGGLFELRVGRKDISRTFFAYAKGRKIYILRTFVKKTPKTPKAEIALAKSRWEELKDGS; this is encoded by the coding sequence ATGTATGAATTGATTTTTCACCCCGAAGCTGCAAGCGAAATTTATGACCTCGAACCTGTTATGCAGGCAAAAGCGCTTAAAGGGCTTGAAAAACTTGAAGCTAAAGGGCCCGAGCTAAGATATCCAGATACGGACATCATCGAAGGTGGGTTATTTGAGCTACGGGTTGGTAGAAAAGACATAAGCAGAACGTTTTTTGCTTACGCAAAAGGACGTAAGATCTATATTTTAAGGACATTCGTAAAGAAAACCCCTAAGACCCCGAAAGCTGAAATAGCGCTGGCAAAGTCAAGATGGGAGGAATTGAAAGATGGCAGTTAA
- a CDS encoding helix-turn-helix domain-containing protein, whose product MAVKGINFSEVKAKALSNPEVKKAYEDETQEEALRAVLIEMKSKSGLTSTEIAARMGVSQPAVSRLERNVSSASISTLQRYAAACGMQLKLSLG is encoded by the coding sequence ATGGCAGTTAAAGGTATCAACTTCTCTGAAGTTAAAGCGAAAGCGCTTTCTAATCCTGAAGTTAAAAAAGCGTATGAGGACGAAACTCAAGAAGAAGCGCTTCGCGCTGTTCTGATCGAAATGAAGTCCAAGTCAGGTCTGACAAGTACAGAAATTGCCGCTCGCATGGGTGTAAGCCAACCTGCGGTGAGCCGCCTTGAGAGAAATGTTTCCAGTGCGAGTATCTCAACCTTACAACGGTATGCTGCTGCTTGCGGTATGCAGCTTAAGCTGTCACTGGGTTAA
- a CDS encoding IS3 family transposase (programmed frameshift) encodes MTKPVPTSKTPRKQYTPEFRDEALKLAERIGIAAAARELSLYESQLYNWRCKQRQQMNSSERENELAAENARLKRQLAERDEELAIPPKGRDILREAPEMKYVFIEKHRAEFSIKAMCRVLQVARSGWYVWRRRRCQTTPRQHFRLICDEAVRKAFAGAKQRYGAPRLADELPEYNIKTIAASLRRQGLRAKASRKFSPVSYREHGLPVSENLLKQDFIASGPNQKWAGDITYLRTDEGWLYLAVVIDLWSRAVIGWSMSSRMTAQLACDALQMALWRRKRPKNVIVHTDRGGQYCSADYQTLLKRHNLHGSMSAKGCCYDNACVESFFHSLKVECIHGERFISREIMRTTVFNYIECDYNRWRRHSACGGLSPEQFENQNLA; translated from the exons ATGACAAAACCAGTACCAACCAGCAAAACGCCCCGCAAACAGTACACGCCCGAATTTCGCGATGAAGCCCTTAAACTGGCTGAGCGTATTGGAATCGCTGCTGCTGCCCGTGAACTCAGCTTGTATGAATCCCAGCTCTACAACTGGCGGTGTAAACAACGCCAGCAGATGAACTCATCAGAGCGCGAGAATGAACTGGCTGCCGAAAATGCGCGTCTGAAGCGCCAACTGGCGGAGCGCGACGAAGAACTGGCTATTC CTCCAAAAGGCCGCGACATACTTCGCGAAGCGCCTGAAATGAAGTATGTCTTTATCGAAAAGCATCGGGCAGAGTTCAGCATCAAAGCCATGTGTCGGGTGCTTCAGGTTGCCCGCAGCGGCTGGTATGTCTGGCGCAGGCGTCGTTGTCAGACAACCCCGCGCCAGCATTTCCGGCTCATTTGCGATGAGGCTGTCCGTAAGGCATTCGCTGGGGCAAAACAGCGTTATGGTGCGCCACGTCTTGCTGATGAGTTGCCGGAGTACAACATCAAAACCATCGCTGCGAGCCTGCGCCGTCAGGGGTTGCGGGCGAAAGCCAGCCGTAAATTCAGTCCGGTCAGCTACCGTGAACATGGCCTGCCGGTATCGGAAAACCTGCTGAAGCAGGACTTCATCGCCAGCGGCCCGAACCAGAAGTGGGCAGGCGATATCACGTATCTTCGCACGGACGAGGGCTGGCTGTATCTCGCGGTGGTGATTGACCTGTGGTCACGGGCCGTTATTGGCTGGTCGATGTCGTCACGAATGACGGCGCAACTGGCCTGCGATGCGTTACAGATGGCGCTCTGGCGTCGTAAGCGACCGAAAAACGTTATTGTCCATACCGACCGTGGCGGACAGTACTGTTCAGCGGATTACCAGACTCTGCTGAAACGGCATAATCTGCATGGCAGCATGAGTGCAAAGGGGTGTTGCTACGATAATGCCTGTGTGGAAAGCTTTTTCCATTCACTGAAAGTGGAATGCATCCACGGGGAACGCTTTATCAGCCGGGAAATAATGCGAACAACAGTGTTTAATTATATCGAGTGTGATTACAATCGGTGGCGACGCCACAGTGCTTGTGGCGGTCTCAGCCCGGAACAATTTGAAAACCAGAACCTCGCTTAG